The Akkermansia muciniphila genome contains a region encoding:
- a CDS encoding HAD family phosphatase encodes MKKRVDLPEKKYEGYIFDLDGTLVDSMPLHYKAWRKALARAGAPDSVFREDEFYSCGGKSANDVVSFLNGRYGLVMDAASTAADKRRIYLEMLEEEGMEPIREVVEFVRSLGDAPKAIATGSAIPGASRTLAAAGLSGLFDVILTPEDVENGKPAPDMFLKAAELLGADPGRCVVFEDAAPGIKAAAAAGMDCVLVRRPSLA; translated from the coding sequence ATGAAGAAGCGCGTGGATTTGCCTGAAAAAAAATATGAAGGGTATATTTTTGACCTGGACGGCACCCTGGTGGACAGCATGCCGCTCCATTACAAGGCATGGCGGAAGGCCCTGGCCCGCGCAGGCGCTCCGGATTCCGTGTTCCGGGAAGATGAGTTTTATTCCTGCGGCGGCAAGTCCGCCAATGACGTGGTAAGTTTTTTAAACGGCCGCTATGGTCTGGTGATGGACGCTGCGTCCACCGCCGCGGACAAGCGCCGCATTTATCTGGAAATGCTGGAGGAGGAAGGGATGGAGCCTATCCGTGAAGTGGTGGAATTTGTCCGTTCCCTGGGGGATGCCCCCAAGGCGATCGCCACGGGCAGCGCCATTCCGGGCGCCTCCCGCACGCTGGCCGCAGCGGGGCTGTCCGGCCTTTTTGACGTGATTCTGACGCCGGAGGACGTGGAGAACGGCAAGCCCGCGCCGGACATGTTCCTGAAGGCGGCGGAATTGCTGGGCGCAGACCCGGGCCGCTGCGTGGTTTTTGAAGACGCCGCGCCCGGCATCAAGGCCGCCGCCGCCGCCGGAATGGACTGCGTGCTGGTCCGGCGCCCCTCCCTGGCCTGA
- a CDS encoding transglutaminase-like domain-containing protein, translating into MNLLPSALLLGLTAALCAAHDAIPDGVDFLRAYMPAQDRETITEERLDREVRLALAVRAQFPWAGKVPWELYENDVLPYAVVNEPRDEWREQFHNLFAPLVSACKTGREAALTIASSIQKTLNVRYSTERRVPHQGVKESLESGKVSCTGQSILLVCALRSVGIPARMAGVLTWNHVRGNHNWVEAWCDGEWQMLEYNEKDFNTPWVMSAISMLDPRKPENAIYATSWKKEPSGEFFPLVWEARYDEKRRALTFPPESRTVPAVRITDRYMKLASDWVAAQPEYVPGSKLMLDIREENGPKKRRLPLRVVLKSEEGKILAEGTTPGPSDDMRKFLEIRLPDNVSRGFLEFMMPDGTVRHEPVAHTEAPVQILNFSVNAR; encoded by the coding sequence ATGAACCTGCTGCCTTCTGCCCTTCTCCTGGGACTGACCGCCGCCCTCTGCGCCGCCCATGACGCCATCCCGGACGGCGTGGATTTTTTGCGCGCCTACATGCCCGCGCAGGACAGGGAAACCATCACGGAAGAGCGTCTGGACCGGGAAGTACGGCTGGCGCTGGCGGTCCGCGCCCAGTTTCCCTGGGCGGGCAAGGTGCCGTGGGAGCTTTATGAGAACGACGTGCTCCCGTATGCCGTGGTCAATGAACCGCGGGACGAATGGAGGGAGCAGTTCCACAACCTGTTCGCCCCGCTGGTTTCCGCGTGCAAAACGGGGCGGGAAGCCGCCCTCACCATCGCCTCCAGCATCCAGAAAACCCTGAATGTCCGCTACTCCACGGAAAGAAGGGTTCCCCACCAGGGCGTGAAGGAGTCCCTGGAATCCGGCAAGGTCTCCTGTACGGGCCAGAGCATCCTGCTCGTCTGCGCGCTCCGTTCCGTAGGCATTCCGGCCCGCATGGCCGGAGTCCTTACCTGGAACCACGTGCGCGGCAACCACAACTGGGTGGAAGCCTGGTGTGACGGGGAATGGCAGATGCTGGAATATAATGAAAAGGATTTCAACACCCCGTGGGTGATGTCCGCCATCAGCATGCTGGACCCCCGCAAGCCGGAAAACGCCATTTACGCCACGTCCTGGAAAAAAGAGCCTTCCGGCGAGTTTTTCCCCCTGGTCTGGGAAGCCCGTTACGACGAAAAACGGCGCGCCCTGACCTTTCCCCCGGAAAGCCGGACCGTTCCCGCCGTCCGGATCACGGACCGCTATATGAAACTGGCGTCAGACTGGGTGGCGGCTCAGCCGGAATATGTGCCGGGCAGCAAGCTGATGCTGGACATCAGGGAGGAAAACGGCCCAAAAAAACGCCGCCTGCCCCTGCGCGTGGTCCTCAAGTCGGAAGAAGGGAAAATCCTGGCGGAGGGCACCACCCCAGGACCGTCCGACGATATGAGGAAATTCCTGGAGATACGCCTGCCGGATAACGTCTCCCGGGGCTTTCTGGAATTCATGATGCCGGACGGGACGGTACGCCATGAACCCGTGGCCCATACGGAAGCTCCGGTGCAGATTTTGAATTTCTCCGTAAACGCCCGATGA
- the ilvB gene encoding biosynthetic-type acetolactate synthase large subunit, translating into MSTNDKTSSAPTKTRMTGAEVLVECLVREGVDVVFAYPGGASMPIHQALSHQPKIRTILPRHEQGGAFGAEGYGRVTGKVGVCISTSGPGATNMITSIADAYLDSTPLVAITAQVMRSLIGRGAFQETDVFGMTAPIVKHSYLVTDPEELPRIIKEAFYIASTGRPGPVVIDMPKDVQEAVFSPDFDMEMDLPGYNPVLPVPTEKLEELLPLIENASRPVIYAGGGIISAEASADLLEFAERTQIPVATTLMGIGAMPETHPLSLRWLGMHGAVFANNAVNEADLVIALAARFDDRVTGAVNMFCPDSTIVHIDIDASEINKNKKVAHPIRANVKDALKVLNAALAAKGWDRKSSGFTRTPEWFRTIEDWKAQYPFSYEDRKGYISPQAVIEELYRQTADKDPVICTGVGQHQMFAAQFFKFDKPRRLATSGGLGTMGYGLPAAMGVCLACPDKLVVNIDGDGSMLMNIQELATIHVERLPVKCIILNNQHLGMVVQWEDLKYDSNRAQTFLADPHDSYDPTHKTEDVIYPNYPLICAGFGVKCERVLRIEELPAAITRMIESPEAYVLDVMVPHDVHVLPIILGGMSYKDVILERIAGDGSAKKASELGKEIPTAL; encoded by the coding sequence ATGAGTACAAACGACAAAACATCATCCGCCCCGACGAAAACCCGCATGACAGGAGCCGAAGTGCTCGTGGAATGCCTCGTGCGTGAAGGTGTAGACGTCGTCTTTGCCTATCCCGGCGGCGCCAGCATGCCGATTCACCAGGCCCTGAGCCACCAGCCCAAAATCCGGACCATCCTGCCCCGCCATGAACAGGGCGGCGCGTTCGGCGCGGAAGGCTATGGCCGCGTCACGGGCAAGGTGGGCGTTTGCATCTCCACGTCCGGCCCCGGCGCCACCAACATGATCACCTCCATTGCGGACGCCTATCTGGATTCCACCCCGCTGGTGGCGATCACGGCGCAGGTCATGCGCTCCCTGATCGGCCGCGGCGCCTTCCAGGAAACGGACGTGTTCGGCATGACCGCCCCCATCGTGAAGCACAGCTATCTGGTGACGGATCCGGAAGAACTGCCCCGCATCATCAAGGAAGCCTTTTACATCGCCTCCACTGGCCGTCCCGGCCCGGTGGTGATTGACATGCCCAAGGACGTGCAGGAAGCCGTGTTCTCCCCGGACTTTGACATGGAAATGGACCTGCCCGGCTATAATCCGGTGCTGCCCGTTCCCACGGAAAAGCTGGAAGAGCTCCTTCCGCTGATTGAAAACGCCAGCCGTCCCGTCATTTACGCCGGCGGCGGCATCATCTCCGCGGAAGCCTCCGCGGACCTGCTGGAATTTGCGGAACGCACCCAGATCCCCGTGGCAACCACCCTGATGGGCATCGGGGCCATGCCGGAAACCCATCCCCTCTCCCTGCGCTGGCTGGGCATGCACGGAGCCGTGTTTGCGAACAACGCCGTGAATGAAGCCGACCTGGTCATCGCCCTGGCCGCCCGGTTTGACGACCGCGTGACCGGAGCCGTGAACATGTTCTGCCCGGACTCCACCATCGTCCACATTGACATTGACGCCAGTGAAATCAACAAGAACAAGAAGGTGGCGCACCCCATCCGCGCGAACGTGAAGGACGCCCTGAAGGTTCTCAATGCCGCCCTGGCCGCGAAGGGCTGGGACCGCAAGTCCTCCGGCTTCACCCGCACGCCGGAATGGTTCCGCACCATTGAAGACTGGAAGGCCCAGTACCCCTTCTCCTATGAAGACCGCAAGGGCTACATCTCCCCGCAAGCCGTCATTGAGGAGCTCTACCGCCAGACTGCGGACAAGGACCCCGTCATCTGCACGGGCGTGGGCCAACACCAGATGTTCGCCGCCCAATTCTTCAAATTTGACAAACCCCGGCGCCTGGCTACCTCCGGCGGCCTGGGAACCATGGGCTACGGCCTTCCCGCCGCCATGGGCGTGTGCCTGGCCTGTCCGGACAAGCTGGTGGTGAACATAGACGGGGACGGCTCCATGCTCATGAACATTCAGGAGCTGGCCACCATCCACGTGGAGCGCCTGCCCGTCAAATGCATCATCCTGAACAACCAGCACCTGGGCATGGTGGTGCAGTGGGAAGACCTGAAATATGACTCCAACCGGGCCCAGACCTTCCTGGCGGACCCGCACGACAGCTATGATCCCACCCACAAGACGGAAGACGTCATTTACCCGAACTATCCGCTCATCTGCGCCGGATTCGGCGTCAAGTGCGAGCGCGTGCTCCGCATAGAAGAACTTCCGGCGGCCATTACCCGCATGATTGAATCTCCGGAAGCCTACGTGCTGGACGTGATGGTTCCCCATGACGTGCACGTGCTTCCGATCATCCTGGGCGGTATGAGCTACAAGGACGTGATTCTGGAACGCATTGCCGGTGACGGCTCCGCCAAAAAGGCGTCCGAACTGGGCAAGGAAATCCCGACGGCCCTGTAA
- a CDS encoding tRNA-dihydrouridine synthase, with protein MHRPMLLALAPMKDVTDLAFLKTLKDLNSLPDYFITEYFRTVAHHKKMSPYILRSIDENPTERPIYGQLVGHEPEYLARDALNLMKHACAGVDLNMGCPAPLVCRRNAGGGMLRSLKDMDAALGALRDALPAGAFTVKCRLGYETPDEFERILPVIAAHSPDRVCIHARTVREGYRSPVHPEWVKWAVEVLDCPVIANGNIVDAATADAWVRLAQPAGLMIGRAALRNPWIFSQLHARFRGAPRVSPTFRDVLHYIHRLYERTLEMQEHYVEEKHIHRMKKYLVYTARGLPDSFDHHMKRAKTSHDFMRLCEDILDNDTPFAPTPPEDTHLFAHFHTLLAQEEACLPPGIRV; from the coding sequence ATGCACAGGCCCATGCTGCTGGCGCTGGCCCCCATGAAAGATGTGACGGATCTGGCTTTCCTCAAGACGTTGAAGGACTTGAATTCCCTACCGGATTACTTCATCACGGAGTATTTCAGAACGGTGGCCCACCATAAAAAGATGTCGCCATACATCCTGCGCTCCATTGATGAAAATCCCACGGAACGCCCCATTTACGGGCAGCTCGTAGGCCATGAGCCGGAGTACCTGGCCAGGGACGCGCTGAACCTGATGAAACACGCCTGCGCCGGAGTAGACCTGAACATGGGCTGCCCGGCCCCCCTGGTGTGCAGAAGGAACGCGGGGGGAGGCATGCTGCGCTCCCTGAAGGATATGGACGCGGCCCTGGGAGCCCTCCGGGACGCCCTGCCCGCAGGAGCCTTCACCGTTAAATGCCGCCTGGGATACGAGACTCCGGATGAGTTTGAACGCATCCTTCCCGTGATTGCCGCGCATTCTCCGGACCGGGTGTGCATCCACGCCCGCACCGTGCGGGAAGGCTACCGCTCCCCCGTCCATCCGGAATGGGTGAAATGGGCCGTGGAAGTCCTGGACTGCCCCGTAATCGCCAACGGCAACATTGTGGATGCCGCCACGGCGGACGCCTGGGTGCGGCTGGCGCAGCCCGCGGGCCTGATGATCGGCCGCGCGGCTCTGCGCAATCCCTGGATATTCTCCCAGCTTCACGCCCGCTTCCGGGGCGCTCCCAGGGTCTCCCCCACCTTCCGGGACGTGCTGCACTACATCCACCGCCTTTATGAACGCACGCTGGAAATGCAGGAACATTATGTGGAGGAGAAACACATCCACCGCATGAAAAAATACCTGGTTTACACGGCGCGGGGACTTCCGGATTCCTTTGACCACCACATGAAGAGGGCTAAAACTTCCCATGATTTCATGCGTCTTTGCGAGGATATTCTGGACAACGACACGCCCTTCGCGCCTACGCCGCCGGAGGACACGCACCTGTTTGCCCATTTCCATACCCTGCTTGCGCAAGAGGAAGCTTGTCTACCGCCCGGAATTCGGGTATGA
- the rpe gene encoding ribulose-phosphate 3-epimerase, with the protein MTMIAPSLLAADFSRIGEEARRAFHSGADWLHLDIMDGHFVDNISFGPEICAAVRKAVGPDHFLDAHLMIERPDHYFDRFVKAGVNLICFHVELGDEYYIRDTLRRIRRAGVKNGLAINPATPFEAVAPFLGEIDLLLVMSVVPGFGGQSFMPSVLDKVEKAAEWRTEHKAEFLIQMDGGIGKNNAAQCALAGADVLVAGSSTFKAPDMARAIAEMK; encoded by the coding sequence ATGACCATGATCGCCCCGTCCCTGCTGGCGGCAGACTTCTCCCGCATTGGGGAGGAAGCGCGCCGCGCCTTTCACTCCGGAGCAGACTGGCTGCACCTGGACATCATGGACGGCCACTTTGTGGACAACATCTCCTTTGGCCCGGAAATATGCGCCGCCGTCAGAAAAGCGGTGGGGCCGGACCACTTTCTGGACGCGCACCTGATGATCGAACGGCCGGACCACTACTTTGACCGATTTGTCAAAGCGGGCGTCAACCTCATCTGCTTCCATGTGGAGCTGGGGGACGAATACTACATTCGCGACACCCTGCGCCGCATCCGCAGGGCCGGCGTAAAAAACGGACTGGCCATCAACCCGGCAACTCCCTTTGAAGCGGTAGCCCCCTTCCTGGGGGAAATAGACCTGCTCCTGGTCATGTCCGTAGTTCCGGGCTTCGGCGGGCAATCCTTCATGCCCTCCGTGCTGGACAAGGTGGAAAAAGCCGCCGAATGGCGCACGGAACACAAAGCGGAATTCCTCATCCAGATGGACGGCGGCATCGGTAAAAACAATGCCGCGCAGTGCGCCCTGGCGGGAGCTGACGTACTGGTGGCGGGTTCCTCCACCTTCAAGGCTCCGGACATGGCCCGCGCCATTGCGGAAATGAAATAA
- a CDS encoding phosphatidylserine decarboxylase, which yields MEGIRYYNRYTGREEREQVLGEKYLKWIYGTSTGRAALHLLIKRGVFSSLLGWMKNRPASARSIPAFVEEYGINMEESLKGIPEFRHFNDFFYRRLKPGARPLAGGEETAVFPADARHMGWERADRISGVFVKGQSFDLPGLLGSAALAERYAEGAVVLSRLCPTDYHRFHFPVSGVPGAWEKLGGPLASVSPYCLRHRLAWLWTNKRNLTLVQSELWGQVAMLEVGATGVGRIEETYLPETPALRGAEKGYFAFGGSTVMCFFEPGRVRLAPDLLEKTAEGMELFARQGDAMGTAAQ from the coding sequence ATGGAGGGCATACGCTATTACAACCGCTACACGGGCAGGGAAGAACGGGAGCAGGTGCTGGGAGAGAAGTACCTTAAATGGATTTACGGTACTTCCACGGGCAGGGCGGCCCTGCATCTCCTGATCAAGCGCGGCGTGTTTTCCTCCCTGCTGGGGTGGATGAAGAACCGGCCTGCCAGCGCGCGTTCCATTCCCGCCTTTGTGGAGGAGTACGGCATCAATATGGAGGAATCCCTCAAGGGGATTCCGGAGTTCAGGCATTTCAACGATTTTTTTTACCGCCGCCTGAAGCCGGGCGCGCGTCCCCTGGCCGGAGGCGAGGAAACGGCTGTTTTTCCGGCTGATGCCCGGCATATGGGCTGGGAACGCGCTGACCGGATCAGTGGCGTTTTTGTAAAGGGGCAGAGTTTTGACCTGCCGGGCTTGCTGGGGAGCGCGGCCCTGGCTGAACGGTATGCGGAAGGCGCCGTTGTCCTGTCCCGCCTGTGCCCTACGGATTACCACCGTTTTCATTTTCCGGTGTCCGGCGTGCCCGGCGCGTGGGAGAAGCTGGGCGGTCCGCTGGCGAGCGTGTCTCCGTACTGCCTGCGCCACCGGCTGGCGTGGCTGTGGACCAATAAGAGGAATCTGACCCTGGTCCAGTCGGAGTTATGGGGGCAGGTGGCCATGCTGGAGGTGGGGGCCACCGGCGTGGGGCGGATTGAGGAGACGTACCTTCCGGAAACTCCCGCTCTCCGGGGGGCGGAGAAGGGGTATTTTGCCTTTGGCGGCTCCACCGTGATGTGCTTTTTTGAACCGGGCAGAGTCAGGCTGGCTCCCGACCTGCTGGAAAAGACGGCGGAGGGGATGGAGTTGTTTGCCCGCCAGGGGGATGCGATGGGGACGGCTGCGCAGTAA
- a CDS encoding 4-hydroxy-3-methylbut-2-enyl diphosphate reductase — protein MNQDSTRKARVNVRRAEVMEQVEKEIQQHYQSELISHIRSAGNVYNLGHTEFFLAREFGFCNGVRRAIDIAYAARRVFPDRNIYLIGDIIHNPEVNRQLEEMGIQKLPWKQLDSSYDRIAADDVVIIPAFGVPTSFMEALEEKGVQIVDTTCGDVMKVWKRVKNYAAMGITSIIHGKATHEETSATASRALGEKGKGKYLVVYDLEDARILCDYILGRGDREAFLKRFEGCYSPGFDPDRDLEEVGIANQTTMLKTETQTLQKMVKDAVVQRDGDDDNFYVFDTICGATQDRQDALYELLKNPLDVMFVVGGYNSSNTTHLVDIAREHVPTYFIESAECIKSIQYVDAFDTKTREVRRMTTEPVVQNLGKSLKVGITAGASCPANLIEATILRIADLRK, from the coding sequence ATGAATCAGGACTCAACCCGCAAAGCCAGAGTGAATGTGAGACGAGCCGAGGTAATGGAACAGGTGGAGAAGGAAATCCAGCAGCACTACCAGAGTGAATTGATTTCCCACATCCGGTCTGCGGGCAACGTATACAACCTGGGCCATACGGAATTCTTCCTGGCCCGGGAGTTCGGGTTCTGCAACGGCGTGCGCCGCGCCATTGACATTGCGTACGCGGCGCGCAGGGTGTTCCCCGACCGGAATATCTACCTGATCGGGGACATCATCCACAATCCGGAAGTGAACCGCCAGCTGGAGGAGATGGGCATTCAAAAACTTCCCTGGAAACAGCTTGATTCCTCCTATGACCGGATTGCCGCGGATGACGTGGTGATTATTCCGGCCTTCGGCGTTCCCACCTCCTTCATGGAAGCGCTGGAAGAAAAGGGCGTGCAGATCGTGGACACCACCTGCGGGGACGTGATGAAGGTCTGGAAAAGAGTGAAGAATTACGCCGCCATGGGGATTACCTCCATCATCCACGGCAAGGCCACCCATGAGGAAACCAGCGCCACGGCCTCCCGAGCCCTGGGAGAAAAGGGAAAGGGGAAATACCTGGTGGTCTATGACCTGGAGGACGCCCGCATCCTGTGCGACTACATTCTGGGCCGCGGAGACCGCGAGGCGTTCCTGAAACGGTTTGAAGGGTGCTATTCCCCCGGCTTTGATCCGGACCGGGACCTGGAGGAAGTGGGCATCGCCAACCAGACCACCATGCTGAAGACGGAGACGCAGACGCTCCAGAAGATGGTGAAGGACGCCGTCGTCCAGCGGGACGGGGACGATGATAATTTTTACGTGTTCGACACGATCTGCGGCGCCACCCAGGACCGTCAGGACGCCCTGTACGAGCTGCTGAAGAATCCGCTGGACGTGATGTTCGTGGTGGGCGGCTACAACAGTTCCAACACCACGCACCTGGTGGATATTGCCAGGGAGCATGTGCCCACGTATTTCATTGAATCCGCGGAGTGCATCAAGTCCATCCAGTACGTGGACGCGTTTGACACGAAGACGCGGGAAGTGCGCCGCATGACCACGGAGCCGGTTGTGCAGAATCTGGGCAAATCCCTGAAGGTGGGGATAACGGCGGGGGCCTCCTGCCCGGCCAATCTGATTGAGGCCACTATCCTGCGCATTGCGGACCTGCGCAAGTAG
- a CDS encoding tetratricopeptide repeat protein — translation MHIDWLNDFLEWAPILLMVLVAVVFLAALKWRSGRLKKSVEEWKRKLVREAEAGHPAAQFQLGRIYRKGDGVEKDPDRAEEWFHKALPGLKQEAEAGDMDAAFYLYDCFHQGLGVEKDDAEALRWLQRAAAGGKPEAMFALALEYREGGMVEKNEDLFMHWLRKAAHEDDRDAQYLLGACYEHGNGVARNLDLAQEWYDRAAEKKDSGEEDGLERAPGK, via the coding sequence ATGCACATAGACTGGTTGAATGATTTTCTGGAATGGGCGCCTATTCTTCTGATGGTACTGGTGGCGGTTGTTTTTCTGGCTGCGTTGAAATGGAGAAGCGGGAGGCTGAAGAAGTCCGTGGAGGAATGGAAGCGGAAGTTGGTCCGGGAGGCGGAGGCGGGCCATCCCGCCGCCCAGTTCCAGCTGGGGCGCATTTACCGGAAGGGGGACGGCGTGGAGAAGGATCCGGACCGGGCGGAGGAGTGGTTTCACAAGGCGTTGCCAGGATTGAAGCAGGAGGCGGAGGCAGGAGACATGGACGCGGCTTTTTATCTTTACGATTGTTTTCATCAGGGGCTGGGTGTGGAGAAGGATGATGCCGAGGCCCTTCGCTGGCTACAGCGCGCGGCGGCCGGGGGGAAACCGGAAGCCATGTTTGCCCTGGCGCTGGAGTACCGGGAGGGAGGGATGGTGGAGAAGAATGAAGATTTGTTCATGCATTGGCTGCGGAAGGCGGCGCATGAGGATGACAGGGATGCCCAGTACCTGCTGGGCGCCTGCTATGAACACGGCAACGGAGTTGCCCGGAATTTGGACCTTGCCCAGGAATGGTATGACCGGGCGGCGGAGAAGAAGGATTCCGGTGAGGAGGACGGCCTGGAACGCGCACCGGGGAAGTAG
- the rpsT gene encoding 30S ribosomal protein S20 → MANTKSALKRIRQTATRTARNRAVSSKLKTLRKKIATAVETSDKEAATAAYNTFSSAVDKAAKVGTIPANRASNYKSKAAKAIAKIA, encoded by the coding sequence ATGGCCAATACCAAATCCGCACTCAAGCGCATCCGCCAGACCGCAACCCGCACCGCCCGCAACCGCGCCGTCTCCTCCAAGCTGAAGACCCTCCGCAAGAAGATTGCCACCGCGGTGGAAACGTCTGACAAGGAAGCCGCTACCGCTGCCTACAACACGTTCTCCTCCGCCGTTGACAAGGCCGCCAAGGTAGGCACCATTCCCGCCAACCGCGCCTCCAACTACAAGAGCAAGGCCGCCAAGGCCATCGCAAAAATCGCCTAA